DNA from Quercus lobata isolate SW786 chromosome 1, ValleyOak3.0 Primary Assembly, whole genome shotgun sequence:
GTTCAATCCCTTATacaaatcagggtacattatctccacCGCGCTGCCTTGATCGACTAACACCCTTTTGACGTCATAACCTCCTATCCTGAGCGTCACGACTAAGGCATCATCATGGGGTTGGATAGTCCCTTGTTTGTCTTCCTCCGTGAACCCAATCAATGGCGTGGCGCTCACTCTAGCCCTCTTGGGTTCCCTGTCATCTGGCTTAGTCGGGAGATTGCTCACTGACATTACCCTGAAGGGGACAGAGCCTATCCTCCCAGGTGCGGCGagaatgacattaattgtgccaatgggtggcctcaACGCACTTTGTCTGGTTTCATTATTTGATGGTTCTTGCCATCCTTCAGAGCGATGCAGCAAATGTCTcagcttcccttctcggacgaGCCTGTCTAAATAGTTCTTCAGGTTCCTGCAATCATCGGTAGTGTGTCCGGGTTCCTGATGGTATGCGCAATATAGGTTCTGATTACGCTTCAAAGGATCGccagccatcttgttcggccactgAAAGAAAGGCTCATACTTCACCTTCTCTAGGACTTTGTGGAGaggttctcggaacacagcatggactgTCTGAGCCCCAGTAGATGCAGATTGCTCTATATAGTCCCTTCTCGGCTTGTTACTGTTGTTAAAccgttccgacctgaagtccctcctctcctgagggatgaccttcgctttacccttccccatctgctggtcctcctcgacccttttgtacttgtcaattcggTCCATGAGCTGGCGCACGCTGGTGACTAGCTTTccagtgagggactttcttaagccaTGTTCTGTCGGCAAGCCCCTTTTGAACGTGCTGATGGCGACATCCTCATTTTTCCCTTCGATCTCGttatacatttcccagtatctatccgagtagGCCTTCAACGTCTCTCCTTCCCGCATGGACAGGGATAGGAGGAAATCgaggggccgagggactctagtgctggtgatgaaacgggaaccaaaagcctgcgtcagctgtttaaaggaatctatggaattcggcTGGAGGGaatcgaaccatctcatcgccatgggtCCCAAACTAGATGGGAATATCCTACACATTAACGCCTCATCCCTGGTGTGGACGGCCATCCTTTGATTGaattggctcacatgctccactgggtcggaccgaccattgtatatggcaaacgttggttgatggaaccgccgaggaagcaCTGCCCTCTCTATTCTACATGTAAACGGCGACTGGGAGATGCGATCCATGGCCTTACTCATGGCATCgttggccaggccttggtaagatgggATTTTGTGGCTGCGTTTACGAGGCCTCTCTTCCTCGTAGGAAAAGGTCTCGCTTggaggggttcttgatcttCGCCGGTATTCATTATCCTCGCCACTGCTAGAGCCCAAGGAGGGTAAAGGACGTTTCTGCTGTGTTCGGCGCAGCTTTTTCTTCAAGTCATCAATCTCTTTTCGTAAAGCTTTTCGATCGTCTTTCTCACGGGATGCATGATCCTTCCCCTTTGAACGACTTTTACTCGTATAAGAGGTGTTCACGCTTCCCTCCCGTTGGTTATCCTGGTCGTTCCCTCGTtcgacatttaaaaaattgtcctgcCGTTAAGAATCTGCGTGTCCGATTTGGCGCGggcctgatccttccatttcttactGTTCACTTGTTGAGACACAaattctccccacagacggcgccaattgtaagggcggattttggggcccaggcccagtgagcaggcgattctggcccaaaagaccctcaacaatgaatttgtagagagtgggtcgaagaactaggtcaAGACAGAGTGCACGTAATGgttagtaagccatgcaaccatttGAACGTGGGGGGCGCTTCATTAGGTTTCCTGGGATAACAGTTCATGGAACAACAACTTAGGCTTTTCTTACagaacttcttcttcttctctctcttttccttattttttgcTCTCTGGCTTCCGATCCCCTGATCATGGGggtttttttctcttatataaCATCCTTCAAATGATAatggccctacacttgttgatcatctaggcctctacttgagttcctgtcccataggacatcatcctccttttctgtgagttgcactggccaagataatactgttctcctGTCCTCTCCTGTGGTTGCCCCCCTGTGCGTCCAGCATTTTCCTTCGATTTGGGACGATTTCCTACTATGTGAAGGGTGTGCGTTGGATTCCCATTTtatgcgtccgaggagacattcctcctcggacgcctcTTAGACAGGCCCGGCCCGGCCCAACAGGGTTGGGCTGGAAGTCCTCTGGCCATGTCCTCACTTCTTGTCATGGTTGGGCCCCGCATGGGTGCCAAGGCCCACTGTTGACTGATGAACTTTTATGTGTGTACgtgtaaaaaagaataaagaagaagaagttaatattaacaaaacaaaacatagaattttattatatttttttaaaaagagagaaatagaacTAAAATTATTCTTGTAAGGAAATATGATAGAAAATTAAAGTTCATCTATTTGTTTATGTGTGTACGTGTAAGTTTGGCTCTTGGGACAATTTGGAGAAATAGTATTTTCGTACTCTATGTCTGATTTCGTGACGCTGAGAGAGACCAAAAGTGGCAGATCAAGCCATATATTGTAAGAAGGAGAAAATGCAAGATACGAAAAATACATAACTTTTGCCAAATTTGACACGTGTCAAATTGTGAATGGGAAGATGTGGGtggattttggtttttattatttttattttagattttagcaATGCTACTGTTGTTGGCAGCAGTCTGGTGCAAATCTAGTTTCGGGTGGGCTTGGACTTGGCGATCCCATGCAAATCTGTGGTGTTGGCAGGCTAGGGTTATGGTGGagttgtggtggttgtggcgtagtggctttttttttttttttttggtgctattGTTGGTGGTGTAAAAACatagattattttattatgatggAGTGTAAAATAATGAATAGTATATAGGGAGTATTGTTAAAGtgataatataaaacaaataaattggattttggTATAGAGATAGAATTTTTTGCACAAACTGATGTGAATATTTATACTATTAACCAAGCACCATTCATTTATGTgaaaacttacaaaattttcttttgtaggtTGTGGATATGATATTGACAAGAACCTTTTTGTAATTTATGCGACCTTTGATCACTTGGTTggaaatctaaaattttaatttatagcTTAAGAAGTGGGGGGAAATTTTCCAAGTCAACTTCAACACCATTTtgctttgaagtttgaaaagtATTGTTCAATACCATGATTAAGAATTTCTTGGGCAAATGGTGTTTGCTTTTTATATTGGTTTTCCCTTGAAAGATATCCATTCAAGTCTTTCAAGTTCCAACAATATCATCTCATATTTCTATTAAATTAACATCCTAACATAAATTTTATACTAATTAATGAAGAACTTAACTATACTTGTCAATAATTAAATCAATATGATGTCAAATTAAGAAATTcataattcaaaaaactaaataattaagTCTCTCTAATGTTCCGTTTCGTCAATAAAGTTTATTcgttcagcaaaaaaaaagtctctatACCTGCCttccaaattgaaaatttaagggtttttttttggggggggtggggtggtgTTGGTAGGGGGGGCGTTATATGGTATGGTATGGCATGGGAGAGGGGAAAAGTTAGGTAATATGTTTTACCTTTTGGGagaattttcaagaaaataaaaaaccactttatGCATTAGGATCAAATCTTTCAAAAAGGTCCTCATGATTGACCccataaatattatttatttattttattggatgcaatttttcaaactcattttaatatattttagcgttttatatatacttaaaaaaaaaaaaatcgtggGATGCAACCGTGAAATAACACCCACTCAAGTTTATGCGGCTTTGTTTTGCTGCATGTAAGTTATTAGGggatgcatatatatatatatatatatatatatatataataactattGTAACTTTTTACTTGTGcgatattttttatataatatttcatGAAGTATAAGTATAATATAAAGTTTGTAGATTAAACTTCCATGTGTATTATTTGAAGttgcttttttaatttatgcaaGTTTTCTTCAGTTGAAgacattttttattgtataaatatGACATCTTTCGGCAAATAATCTTTGTAATCTAActtattgacatttttttatgcTTCTAGTAAAGACATCTACGGTTTAAATTCTCCACCCCAATTAATTATGTTTAAGAAAAACGATAATTGTCATTCTTCTTTCCCATTATACTCATTCAACTTTAATTGGAATACATGATGAAGTATTGAAGTCTTCTGTCTCAATGGGcaactaaaaata
Protein-coding regions in this window:
- the LOC115953149 gene encoding uncharacterized protein LOC115953149; its protein translation is MAGDPLKRNQNLYCAYHQEPGHTTDDCRNLKNYLDRLVREGKLRHLLHRSEGWQEPSNNETRQSALRPPIGTINVILAAPGRIGSVPFRVMSVSNLPTKPDDREPKRARVSATPLIGFTEEDKQGTIQPHDDALVVTLRIGGYDVKRVLVDQGSAVEIMYPDLYKGLNLKQENLLPYDSPLLSFEGKVGMIRLPVQTDSEVVEVNFIVVDAYSSYTAIVAWPWLHTLGAVSSTLHQKVKYPSGGQIKEIIGNQGVVRQCMVSAILRQQDRVTSTLAESGL